A single window of Mycobacteriales bacterium DNA harbors:
- a CDS encoding YggT family protein has product MQVVAQAVYFALLIFLIFLILRLVMEYVFLFARSYRPAGAVAIVLELVYSVTDPPLKALRRVLPPLRLGQISLDLGFIVLFFVVTILMDVASNAARSV; this is encoded by the coding sequence GTGCAGGTCGTCGCGCAAGCCGTCTATTTCGCGCTGCTGATCTTCCTGATCTTCCTGATCCTCCGACTGGTCATGGAGTACGTCTTCCTGTTTGCCCGGTCCTATCGACCGGCCGGCGCCGTGGCGATCGTCCTGGAGTTGGTCTACTCGGTCACCGACCCGCCGTTGAAGGCGCTGCGCCGTGTGTTGCCGCCGCTGCGGCTCGGGCAGATCAGTCTGGACCTGGGCTTCATCGTGCTGTTCTTCGTCGTGACCATCCTCATGGATGTGGCGAGCAACGCTGCGCGGTCGGTATGA
- a CDS encoding DivIVA domain-containing protein, translating into MPLTPTDVANKQFRIAFRGYSLDEVDAFLDEVETELARLLRDNSELRSKPATSAPAAPVEQAAPAPVLSGMEGQEAALRTLLLAQRTADEAIAEARAEAEQMVGSARAEAEETLQSARAEAEQTLSRSRQEAERTLAESRQKAARLDQDVAAKIHEATGDLEARRRALEVRIEELRAFEREYRTRLKAYLETQLRELGSGSGPDDSGAGVPAGARAAAVGGGAGSSPAAREQDAPHGPPREAGAPAGQPRAVPPLSSGSAPVGPFNAAPSAGDADDGSPDDWAGR; encoded by the coding sequence GTGCCGCTGACTCCGACCGACGTCGCCAACAAGCAGTTCCGTATCGCCTTCCGCGGCTACTCGCTGGACGAGGTGGACGCCTTCCTCGACGAGGTCGAGACCGAGCTCGCGCGGCTGCTCCGCGACAACTCCGAGCTGCGCAGCAAGCCGGCGACCAGCGCGCCGGCGGCGCCCGTCGAGCAGGCCGCTCCGGCGCCGGTGCTCAGCGGGATGGAGGGCCAGGAGGCCGCCCTGCGTACCCTGCTGCTGGCCCAGCGCACGGCCGACGAGGCGATCGCCGAGGCGCGCGCCGAGGCCGAGCAGATGGTGGGCTCCGCCCGGGCCGAGGCCGAGGAGACGCTGCAGTCCGCCCGGGCCGAGGCCGAGCAGACGCTGTCCCGCTCGCGGCAGGAGGCGGAGCGCACCCTGGCCGAGTCCCGGCAGAAGGCGGCGCGGCTGGACCAGGATGTCGCCGCGAAGATCCACGAAGCGACCGGCGATCTCGAGGCCCGTCGCCGCGCTCTCGAGGTCCGCATCGAGGAGCTGCGCGCCTTCGAGCGGGAGTACCGCACCCGCCTCAAGGCCTACCTCGAGACCCAGCTGCGCGAGCTGGGTTCCGGCAGCGGCCCGGACGACAGCGGCGCCGGTGTCCCGGCCGGTGCCCGGGCTGCGGCCGTGGGTGGCGGCGCCGGCAGCTCCCCCGCCGCCCGTGAGCAGGACGCTCCGCACGGCCCGCCCCGGGAGGCCGGAGCTCCCGCCGGACAGCCGCGGGCGGTCCCGCCGCTGTCCAGCGGCAGCGCGCCCGTCGGACCCTTCAACGCCGCTCCCTCGGCCGGCGACGCCGACGACGGGAGCCCGGACGACTGGGCTGGCCGGTAG
- a CDS encoding diguanylate cyclase, with protein MTTSMDSPQAAPAPSGERAVAARATMEALTSSRDVFETFFDAARIGLALADLTGSYIRVNETYAALLGRAAEDLIGVPIADVLGGGDPEAFDDLLAGCTRSVQAERQYVHGDGEVTWLLHGLASVAGPDGSVAWFAVSAQDITERRRAEQDLRELTAVLTERAVRDPLTGLANRALFEERLRSSLARDARSGESTGVLFLDLDNFKEANDRHGHAVGDAVLRAVADRLTAAVRPSDTVARLGGDEFVILIEGATDASAAALVRRLQGAVAAPMRLHDLDLTIGVSIGAAVSRCGEDDPHALLSQADVRMYEAKRAAR; from the coding sequence ATGACGACCTCCATGGACAGCCCGCAGGCGGCGCCGGCTCCCAGTGGGGAGCGCGCCGTGGCCGCGCGCGCGACGATGGAGGCGTTGACGTCCAGCCGGGACGTCTTCGAGACCTTCTTCGACGCCGCCCGGATCGGGCTGGCGCTGGCCGACCTCACCGGTAGCTACATCCGCGTCAACGAGACCTACGCCGCGCTGCTCGGCCGCGCGGCGGAGGATCTGATCGGCGTGCCGATCGCCGACGTCCTCGGCGGCGGTGATCCCGAGGCCTTCGACGACCTGCTCGCCGGGTGCACCCGCTCGGTGCAGGCCGAACGGCAGTACGTCCATGGCGACGGCGAGGTGACCTGGCTGCTGCACGGGCTGGCCTCCGTCGCCGGCCCCGACGGCAGCGTGGCCTGGTTCGCGGTGAGCGCGCAGGACATCACCGAGCGCCGGCGGGCTGAGCAGGACCTGCGCGAGCTGACCGCGGTGCTCACCGAGCGGGCGGTGCGTGACCCGCTGACGGGGCTGGCCAACCGCGCCCTGTTCGAGGAGCGGCTGCGCAGCTCGCTGGCCCGGGACGCCCGGTCGGGGGAGTCGACGGGGGTGCTGTTCCTGGACCTCGACAACTTCAAGGAGGCCAACGACCGGCACGGCCACGCCGTCGGCGACGCGGTGCTGCGCGCGGTGGCCGATCGGCTGACCGCTGCGGTCCGGCCGTCGGACACCGTGGCCCGGCTCGGCGGGGACGAGTTCGTGATCCTGATCGAGGGCGCCACGGACGCCTCGGCGGCTGCCCTGGTGCGCCGCCTGCAGGGGGCGGTCGCCGCGCCGATGCGTCTCCACGACCTCGACCTCACCATCGGGGTGAGCATCGGTGCGGCGGTCTCCCGGTGCGGTGAGGACGACCCACACGCGCTGCTGTCCCAGGCTGACGTGCGGATGTACGAGGCCAAGCGCGCCGCGCGTTGA
- the sepF gene encoding cell division protein SepF, with amino-acid sequence MSGTMRKLGLYLGLVEDDEDIRDGRDRRYADDAYDAYDDEDLHEVAPQPSPVPSRRWSGDGSTSAPTSALRRPPEPSGTVRTRGAVALDTQLRPAPVPAFEEGYRITTLHPRTYNEARQIGEHFRSGTPVIMNLTEMDDGDAKRLVDFAAGLIFGLHGSIERVTNKVFLLSPEHVEVTAEDKARIAESGFFNQS; translated from the coding sequence ATGTCAGGCACCATGCGCAAGTTGGGCCTGTACCTCGGCCTGGTGGAGGACGACGAGGACATCCGTGACGGGCGGGACCGCCGCTACGCCGACGACGCCTACGACGCCTACGACGACGAGGACCTGCACGAGGTCGCCCCCCAGCCGAGCCCGGTGCCGAGCCGCCGGTGGAGCGGCGACGGGAGCACCAGCGCCCCCACCAGCGCCCTGCGCCGCCCGCCGGAGCCGTCCGGCACGGTGCGCACCCGTGGCGCCGTCGCCCTGGACACCCAGCTGCGTCCCGCGCCGGTCCCGGCCTTCGAGGAGGGCTACCGCATCACCACGCTGCACCCGCGCACCTACAACGAGGCCCGCCAGATCGGCGAGCACTTCCGCAGCGGCACGCCGGTGATCATGAATCTCACCGAGATGGACGACGGGGACGCCAAGCGTCTGGTGGACTTCGCGGCCGGTCTGATCTTCGGACTGCACGGCAGCATCGAGCGGGTCACCAACAAGGTCTTCCTGCTCTCTCCCGAGCACGTCGAGGTGACGGCCGAGGACAAGGCGCGCATCGCCGAGAGCGGCTTTTTCAACCAGTCCTGA
- the pgeF gene encoding peptidoglycan editing factor PgeF, translating into MLELLPVGLPAPAAGAFTTRAGGVSAPPYDGLNLGLHVEDDGRCVQDNRDLLAAAAGLAPGGLVFAQQVHGAGVAVVDRSSSWGRDGGVAAVDALVTTTPGLGLVVLAADCLPVLLADPRAGVVAAAHAGRAGLARGVLHATLQAMEALGAEPSHSTAVLGPAACGRCYELPAELADEVGDAVPGSRATTRTGTPSVDLTAGATALLAEAGVAVQAVGGCTIEQPQRFFSYRRDGRTGRHAGLVWLSRA; encoded by the coding sequence GTGCTGGAGCTGCTGCCGGTCGGCCTGCCCGCGCCGGCAGCCGGCGCCTTCACCACCCGCGCCGGCGGGGTGAGCGCCCCGCCCTACGACGGCCTCAACCTCGGTCTGCACGTCGAGGACGATGGGCGCTGCGTGCAGGACAACCGCGACCTGCTGGCCGCGGCCGCCGGGCTGGCACCAGGCGGGCTGGTCTTCGCGCAGCAGGTGCACGGCGCCGGAGTCGCCGTCGTCGACCGCTCGTCCTCCTGGGGCCGCGACGGCGGCGTCGCGGCCGTCGACGCGCTGGTCACCACGACCCCCGGTCTGGGCCTGGTCGTGCTGGCCGCCGACTGCCTCCCGGTGCTGCTGGCCGACCCACGGGCCGGGGTGGTGGCGGCCGCCCACGCCGGCCGCGCCGGGTTGGCCCGCGGCGTGCTGCACGCGACGCTGCAGGCGATGGAAGCGCTCGGTGCCGAGCCGTCGCACAGCACGGCAGTGCTGGGTCCGGCTGCCTGCGGGAGGTGCTATGAGCTGCCGGCGGAGCTGGCCGACGAGGTCGGCGACGCGGTTCCCGGCAGCCGCGCGACGACCCGTACCGGCACGCCGTCGGTGGACCTCACGGCAGGCGCGACGGCGCTGCTGGCCGAAGCCGGGGTGGCCGTGCAGGCCGTCGGCGGCTGCACGATCGAGCAGCCGCAGCGCTTCTTCTCCTACCGCCGCGACGGCCGGACCGGGCGGCACGCCGGTCTGGTCTGGCTCTCCCGTGCCTGA
- the ftsZ gene encoding cell division protein FtsZ — protein MAAPQNYLAVIKVVGIGGGGVNAVNRMIEVGLKGVEFIAINTDAQALLMSDADVKLDIGRELTRGLGAGAQPDVGRQAAEDHRDEIEEVLKGADMVFVTAGEGGGTGTGGAPVVAAVARGLGALTIGVVTRPFSFEGRRRAQQAEEGIEALRAEVDTLIVIPNDRLLSISDRSVSVMDAFKSADQVLLSGVQGITDLITTPGLINLDFADVKAVMNGAGSALMGIGNARGDDRAAVAAEMAIASPLLEASMDGARGVLLNISGGSDLGLFEINEAAQLVADAAHPEANIIFGAVIDDALGDEVRVTVIAAGFDSGEPTPIRRVESRRPREPEATPPPATPAAPTFNQRYNPGYNPSSTRSSPQPPPQRPTPQPSSPPRRTVVFEDDLDVPDFLK, from the coding sequence GTGGCAGCTCCACAGAACTACCTCGCCGTCATCAAGGTGGTCGGCATCGGAGGTGGCGGCGTCAACGCCGTGAACCGGATGATCGAGGTGGGGCTCAAGGGCGTCGAGTTCATCGCGATCAACACCGATGCGCAGGCGCTGCTGATGAGCGACGCCGACGTCAAGCTCGACATCGGCCGCGAGCTCACCCGCGGACTGGGCGCCGGCGCTCAGCCCGACGTCGGCCGGCAGGCCGCCGAGGACCACCGCGACGAGATCGAGGAGGTCCTGAAGGGGGCCGACATGGTCTTCGTCACGGCCGGCGAGGGTGGCGGCACCGGCACCGGTGGCGCGCCGGTCGTCGCCGCGGTGGCCCGCGGACTCGGCGCGCTCACCATCGGCGTGGTCACCCGGCCGTTCTCCTTCGAGGGCCGCCGCCGCGCCCAGCAGGCCGAGGAGGGCATCGAGGCGCTGCGCGCCGAGGTCGACACCCTGATCGTCATCCCGAACGACCGGCTGCTGTCGATCAGCGACCGGTCGGTGAGCGTCATGGACGCCTTCAAGAGCGCCGACCAGGTGCTGCTCTCCGGGGTCCAGGGCATCACCGACCTGATCACCACCCCCGGTTTGATCAATCTCGACTTCGCCGACGTGAAGGCGGTCATGAACGGCGCCGGCAGCGCGCTCATGGGCATCGGCAACGCCCGCGGCGACGACCGGGCGGCGGTCGCCGCGGAGATGGCGATCGCCAGCCCGCTGCTCGAGGCGAGCATGGACGGCGCCCGGGGCGTGCTGCTCAACATCTCCGGCGGCAGTGACCTGGGGCTGTTCGAGATCAACGAGGCGGCCCAGTTGGTCGCCGATGCCGCCCACCCCGAGGCCAACATCATCTTCGGTGCCGTCATCGACGACGCGCTCGGCGACGAGGTGCGGGTGACCGTCATCGCCGCCGGCTTCGATTCGGGCGAGCCCACCCCGATCCGACGGGTCGAGAGCCGCCGCCCACGGGAGCCGGAGGCCACGCCGCCGCCTGCGACCCCCGCCGCCCCGACCTTCAACCAGCGTTACAACCCCGGTTACAACCCCAGCTCCACCCGCAGCTCGCCGCAGCCGCCGCCCCAGCGCCCGACGCCGCAGCCGAGCAGCCCGCCGCGCCGCACCGTCGTGTTCGAGGACGACCTCGACGTCCCGGACTTCCTGAAGTAG
- a CDS encoding YggS family pyridoxal phosphate-dependent enzyme — MPDRQAVLAAALHALEQRLAQACRAAGRRREDVVLVAVSKTYPAADVEALRELGIRDFGENRDQEARRKAGVVDGVRWHFVGGLQTNKARSVASYADVVHSLDRPALVQALSAGAQRAGRELDVLLQVSLDGDVTRGGAPSEQVPALAAQTAAAPGLRLAGVMAVAPRGADPAVAFADLARVSAALRRAHPQASSISAGMTGDLEHAVAAGATHVRVGSALLGRRPPTSR; from the coding sequence GTGCCTGACCGCCAGGCCGTGCTGGCCGCTGCGCTGCACGCGCTCGAGCAGCGACTGGCGCAGGCCTGTCGCGCGGCCGGTCGCCGGCGCGAGGACGTCGTGCTGGTGGCCGTCAGCAAGACCTACCCGGCCGCCGACGTCGAGGCGCTGCGCGAGCTCGGGATCCGCGACTTCGGCGAGAACCGCGACCAGGAGGCCCGGCGCAAAGCCGGCGTCGTCGACGGGGTGCGCTGGCACTTCGTCGGCGGTCTGCAGACCAACAAGGCCCGCAGCGTCGCCTCGTACGCCGACGTCGTCCATTCGCTCGACCGCCCCGCTCTGGTGCAGGCGCTCTCGGCCGGGGCGCAGCGCGCCGGCCGAGAGCTGGACGTGTTGCTGCAGGTCAGCCTCGACGGCGACGTCACCCGTGGTGGCGCACCGTCGGAACAGGTTCCGGCGCTCGCCGCGCAGACCGCTGCGGCCCCCGGGCTCCGGCTCGCCGGAGTCATGGCGGTGGCACCGCGCGGGGCTGACCCGGCCGTCGCCTTCGCCGACCTGGCCCGCGTCTCGGCCGCGCTTCGCCGGGCGCATCCGCAGGCCTCCTCGATCAGCGCCGGGATGACCGGCGACCTCGAACACGCGGTCGCCGCGGGCGCGACACACGTGCGTGTCGGGAGCGCGTTGTTAGGCCGCAGACCGCCGACCAGCCGGTAG